Below is a genomic region from Culicoides brevitarsis isolate CSIRO-B50_1 chromosome 2, AGI_CSIRO_Cbre_v1, whole genome shotgun sequence.
agtaaaggaGAAACAACTGCCACAATCACCAGAAATAACTTCTTTTGGTTCATGTTTCACTACTAAAACTATCGAGCATCGTGCATTTTTTACAACTATCGTAAAATGTAATTTCTAGTTCGTgccttttatattatttatgcaGTTCCTTATCATTCTTATATTCTTATTCTTATTGCCCTGTGTGTGTTATTGGTAGTATTTGGATTTGAGAAAATTCTTAGTGCAttccaaaatataaaatttatcttatttttcttttgtctgtCTGTGGGTAATAAGGCCTAATATattccctttttttaaattattagcaAGGagcaaactaaaatttttaagttatcaaaatatcaactttcttatttttttatttgagtgaAACATGGATAggaactaattttttgataagaaaagaaaaaacagtAAGTCGTGAGTGAACATTTTATATTGATAtatattgatataaaaaattatatattgatTATcggaatttatgaaaattatatattgATATAAAATGTTCACTCACGACTtactgttttttctttttcttattgatcaattttataaattttatcttattttcaGGTACAGAGCAATGAAGGGCTACTAAGATCAATTTCAGATAACATCGCTGAGACCTTCCATTTGCTAAACTAAACTTTCATTGTGACTGTAAAATCGCTTGGTCTGATCTAGATTAGGAGGATAATGTAATGAACTCAGAAGGCACCTGAGATTGAAGTATAATATGCTGCTAAATTTCCGTGTCGTTGCACCACACTATGCTAAAGAAATCTTCGAGTATTTCTCCAGATATGATTCGTCCCCTTCCGAATGCTATTCCTAAACCATCAAGTACTCGAGGACCGAAACCAAAAAAGGGAAAAGCGACTGTCTACACTTCTTAGCACTCCTGAAAAGGACCgacttctaaaattaaaagaagtgAAGGAGAAAGCCAAAgctgaaaaagagaaaaaaaagaagcagcAGCGCTCCGCAAAgcagaaaaatcaattaaattgaatcaaaagaaagctaaataaaatgatttatttgtattttccaCCTTCTGCTGATAACACTATTTTGCCCAGAATTGAAGGATTcgtttgaaaacttttcactAGACAATAGTATTGACAGCAAAGaccaaaattgtaattaagtACTTCTTTTTGCTTTGATAATTCCGGATTGGAAATacgtgaaatattttaaattaggatattcatgatttttttttaatttttgataaaatgcgctcaagtgaATTTCACGTTTCTGTttccaataataaataaataccacATCGAAAATTGTAACTGGGAAGTTTTTATGATCGTTATTCACATCCCTATCACTTTTTCTTACCTACGACATCGCAAAGTTCAGAAAGTGAACATTTGGACGGAAAAATTGGGTTTTAATACTCAAAGCCACACCAACAAACCACCTCAGCGACttccattttcatttttttaaaacacccACAACTCGTTACTCAATATTGACACATTTGCACTGCCTtgagagagaattttttatcttacatCGGATTTTGTCAACatggatttttaaaatggTCAGAAAACGAAAGATAATTGTGCTTTATAAGCGCTTTTCACGCATTACCAATGGAGAAACGTTCGAAAGTGCAGGCTAGTAAAAGCCTGACACATGTAAAAAAGGTTCAAGGTAAGATCTTGTCGGCAAAAATACCCGAAAAATAATGCGTAATTTCTTACGTCTACCGTCGCTCGTCGTCGACTTACGTGAGCCAATtatcaaaatacattttttgaggtcattttcgaaaaatggtATTTTGCCAGGATTGAATTTTACTGACATAAAGCGGGTTCAATGACTTtgggttttaaatttatattttttttttgtttatttttttgcaaatagaATACGGTCCCCGATTTAAAAATGGACAACGCAATGATCACCGAAGAGAGGCCAACGTTTGCAAAGCAACAGGTACGGTTCCCAAAACCAAAGCTGTTGTTCATTCTCGTCAACGGAATGTAGTTCAACGAAAATTGGtaagaatttcattttattccccatttttcgtgtaattttattgaaaattgatcaCTAGGTTGAATATGACGAGACCCAAGAACTGGAAGATCAGGAGCTCTACTCCGTTTACGAACAGGGTAGCAAGAAGCAAAATCTAAATCACCTCCTCAACTTCCATTACTCTCCCCGAGAGCCACCAACTAACTCCTACAACTCATGGTCGTACCACAAAAACAGCAAAACTCCATCGCACTATCCGAAATACGACAAAAATCAATTCCTCAAAGCGAATTGTCAGTTCGTCGTCAAGTCGCACGACGACTACAAGGCATTTTTGTATGCGCCCGATATTTTGCCACTCTGGAACCTCATTGAGCAAATCAACATGATGATGTACGAGAATCCGCAATGCCCGATTTGCTTGTATCCGCCAACTGCATGCAAAATTACCAAGTGCGGACACTACTTTTGCTATTCGTGCGTCTTGCATTACCTGGCATTGGGTGAAAAGACATGGCGCAAGTGTCCCATTTGCAATGATGCCGTTACAGCTGACGATTTGAAGAGTTTATTGATCAAACCCATAACGTATCACAACATTTCGGACGAAATTCACTTTGATTTAGTGAAAAAGGAGACTGGCAGTTCGTTCGTCATCAAGTCCGACGCTGATATTGACGAAAATGTTATTCCGGATTTGGCGAATAATGACGTCATTTACTCAAAAGCTGTTGTGGCGAGTGCTGcagatgtaatttttttattttttaatctaaaaaaataaaattttaacgaaaattctttttagaTACTGCAAATTATTGAACGAGAGAAGCACGAATTGACATTTGAGCTGCAGACGACCGATGAGGAAGttgtttttattgaacaaGCTCTGGAATCACTCAAAGAACGAGAACGTAAAATAACAGAGTTGGCTGAAAAGGAGGAAACTCCACCATCTACTCCTtcagaaaaggaaaaatccgTTTCTGATGACACTGCGGACAAAACTGaaagtcaatttaaatatttctatcAATTACGTGAcggtcaaaatttatttttgcatccaATTAACGTGAAAATGTTGGAAACTCTCTTTGGCAACATCAAAGACTGCCCCAGCCATATCAGTGGTACTGTCGTGCAAAAAGAATACAAAACCATCGACGAGGGAGCTTGGAAACGCTACAAATATCTCCAACACTTGCCGTTGTCGTCGAACATTGAGATTTGCGAAATTCAATTTACGGAGCCCGTTGTTCCGGAAGAGGTTCTTGACATATTtagaggtaaaatttttaatttttcataaatttttaaggattttataattttctttcattttttagacGACATTAAACATCGCGAGGCTCGTCGCAAGAAAAAGGAACATCAAGAAAACGTTCGTTTCCGTAAAATTAACGAGCTGAACGAGAAAATGATGGGATTCAAGTTTGAAGAGACTAAAGCTGACATCAATATTGAGTCGATGGAGCAATTTCCGGACGCAATTGTGGCTGGAAATGAAGAAGATGTCAAGAAAAAGGGTCCTTCAACGTCATTTGCTAAGGTTTAAGCTCCGAAAATtccttatgaaaattttttaaaaagaaatttttgttgtaggTCCTTTCATCTCCAAAGAAAAAGACAATTTGGCCAGATTTGTCGTCAGTTCCAAGTACAAGTAGCTCCACTATTGTCAACCAAGACGATGAAGCTGTCAATCCGGCCAATGACATTGACTTTGGAAATGCTATATTTGAGGCTATTGAGCGCGGAGGCACTTCCTATGCTCAGCCAAAAGCGAAGggaaaagagaaaaagggaaaaaataagaagggAACTGTTCTCTTCGCTactggattaaaattttaacatgaattacATGTAACgatacataaaattattatatgaaagaaaaattaattatgttgaACTTCAAAATAAAGTTCAGTTTGAacggtaaaaattttccatttttttgtattgattattatatttattatttttatatttgttttaagtTCTGTTTATGTGTTAGCATGTTTCACTGTTGtgtattttagattttttttttaatttcggatAATAttgcaaagaaaataaaatttctactgccaaatttttatctgaagACACAGATGACAGTTGAACAGGGGGGTCGGCTCTTGCACAATTCTCTAACCCATTTtgtttccatttaaatttgcTTGGAATCCTGGCGGAAATGAAACCGAATTCTGTTGATAGTTGTTTTGATTATGGGAAAACCAATTGAATGGATTCTGTGTCATTTGTGTCTGTAAATTTCTAATTCCATTTAGTCCGTATTGGCTTGGATCCATACCAAAGtctgaaaatgagaaaaaaaaaatattaattttttgacttttaattttttttagagaaaaattacttgaatttCCACCCAGTTGCGAATATTGTAGATAGTCAGACATCGGTTGCGGATTCGGTTGTGGCTGTTGTCGGGGCTCTAGATTCTCAGGCATCTGTCCATATGTGGGAAACTGACGAAATGAAACGATTGCCGGATCCAAACTTGTCCAATCCTGGTAGTTTGAcatgcctaaaaattaaaattttgttaaaatttatcaaaatttgtgtttaaaaatttcttacttggACTTTTGTTGGCATTGAATGCATTTTGCCCAAGTTGTGGGTACGCATTGTTTGTCCAAGAATTCaatttacctgaaaaaaaagttaaaaattagaaaatttaaattattttgcgataaaaaggTCACTTACAGGCATTAACACTGTTGAAGCCTGGCGGAGCGTGGATTGTGTTTTGACGTTTCGCCATATCTTGTTCGTCCATCTTCTTCCGGGTGACCTCGTCACGCATCAACTCAGCTAAAGCTTTTTGTGTCTCAGCGAACGGATCAAACcctgttattattaaaaattgtccgATTATTAGATTTTACTAGAAAAAccacgtttaaaaaaaatttcatacctAATTCATCAGCCACGGAGGCATTTTGCATGTGATACATGGAGTTCAACAAGTTATTCTTTGACGAATTACTCTTGTTATTAACTCCGAATTGTGTGTCTTGTTGCTGAAAGCTACTTGTTTGCCGTGGACTTCCGCCTTCCGGTTTGTTCAAGCACTCGTTCATCATTGAATACGGTTTTTCAACGGGATTTGTGTtcgttttttgataattttgctgctaaaatcaaaataaattttaataaacgttCATTTTAGcttggaaatttttcgaaaaatacctgattttgtagatttttgtgaaaatcgaAGAACTTTAACATGTTACTCGAGCAATTACTCTGCTTGGTTTCATCTCTGTGATGGTACTGATCCGGAAATAGGGCATTTCTGTTGTCCATTAGCAAGTctattaaatagaattttagttaaaaatctaaaaaataggaaattaaatcataaaactcACCATTCAGCGTCAAATTATTGAATGCGAAAAGTTCATCCGTTTTACGGAATTGTTGCTTGGCATTGTCCTCCGCATTCGTTCTCatcatcaaatatttcaagCTGTCTTCCCAATCAGGTAGAGAttctgttttgttttgtgGCCCCAGTGCCTTGTCCCCTGCCAGATTGAAGTAGTGTCGATCTATTTCCGTTCCGCTCAGTAGGTCTGGGAGTTGTGAATTTATTGGGCGATCTactaaaattacaagaaattcattagaaaaactgaaattttcggacaaaaatattcgaaactCACTTGTCGTCTTGTTTTCTGTCTCAATTAAAGCTGGATCCTCCTGTTTGTGTTCGCCATTTGTGAAATCTGTGTTggctttttcattgaaatacgCTTCTTCGTCCTTCCTTTCACTCTCATCCATGTTCGCTTTATCAATTGCAATTTCCTTGGCGTGGTTGTCTTCTTGTGATGCAGTGTTCCATGTGCCttcttgtgaaatattttcctcCTCGAACGATGTTTTGTTCTTTTCCGCCTttgttttttcacttttgttgcattttgagTCATTCTTTCCGTTTTCCTTTGAATTAactgaaataaacaaaagttttgataaatttaacatttttttgatggaatttggTCGACAAACCTTGTTTGCCCGCAGATTTTGGCGTCGGTGAATTCGATAAACTAGGCCACGTTTCCTTGTTCCGCTTGCCTTGTGCCGGTTTTTTCACCTTTGTTTCCGCACTACTACTATTACTGCTACTGTTACTGTTGCCATTACTGTTTTCTTTGCCCGAACCGTTGCTCTTCTCATTCTTCTCACTCTTTTcacttttctcatttttctcgTTCCGTTCACTCTTCTCCGCGGAGCTCTTTAATTCCTCGTTCTGTGTCAGCGCTATGAGTGTGTCGTGCAGTTTCTTCTCGTACTCCTGATGTTTGCCTTGATGCATTTCCTCCTTCGTAAAGCTAGCTTCCTCGTCGCCCAACTCGTGCAGATACATACAATCGGGCTTCGGACAAGGCTGGTTCTTCATAAAGTTACTGCAATACTTTGTGGTGCCCAGACTCGTTTTGATGAGACGACCATCGATTGTTATGTTGTTAACACTCTGGATCGCCCTCAAAGAGTCGTTGTTATTCACATACGTGACATACGCAGACGCTGAAGGTCCCtgcaacgataaaaaaaaagtgattgttGTTTAGCGATTTCTGTGCGAAAGTTTCACGCAGCGGATTGAATACAGCAAAttccatcgaaaaaaaaaacgctagAAATATTCCAAAAGTTACTGAAACACTGCCCGATGGGGAAAACTTACCTGCGCCCCCGCATACGCCGTACTCGGATTTATTACAACTTTATGGATTTTCCCATATTTTCCGAAGTATTCGTGCCTCTTGAGCACTTCCGGGTCCGCGAGTCTCGGAGGAAGCCCCACAACAAAGACCAAATTCTTCTGCACCACACGCACATTCGCCAGATGCTTCCGATCCTCGTTTATCTTTTGCTTCTTTTGTTGGTCTTTCTGGCGCTTTTCCGCCTTTAACGCCACAATCtgcaacaattttaatgagaaaatgttccttttttagtttttaaaagcaTCGATTCTTACCTGTTCTTGCGACAGTGGAGTAAAGTCGGCGGGATTCTCGGAATACGCCTTTCTACAAGCTGGACAAAGTTCATTCTCGTCCGTCCTGATACGGTGCCAACAAAATCTGCAGATCTATTTAgggttttgttaaaaatattcgtgTCAATAATGCCAGCAGCGACGATAAAATGACAACAAGATGGCAAATTGATGGGATTGGGGCTTACCTGATATCCACAGGAGCACGGATAAAAAGACAAATCGTCAACATCCAGAGGTTCCATGCACAAAGGGCACTCGACTTGGTCATCGTGTTGGCTTGAATCACTCATTTTTACAGGTTTCAACTGGAATAAAATACGCTCGTTATGGCAAAATTTACGACAAAGGACATATTTGGAACGTAGGAATCTTTCGTAATagttttgtgacttttttgtgttttacgTCATTTTTGCTATACACTCTCGccagaaatttttagatggtGGATTCGTTTGTGTTGTTCTAGATTCGCAAGTTCCAGCCTCAAAATGTACACTTACATTAGATAAAAATACTATTTATATggtatttaatgattttaggtgaattttattgatatttgtgtgaattggagtttttttaaacaagaaatttccCGAATTCTATTGAATCTGTGTAGTTGATGTCGAACTAAGCAGGTCTGTGAAATTCGATAACAAAAATCATTGCAGTTGcacttgctaattcaaaaatgacGTGTTCCATCAGATTAAAAccacaatttttgacatttacgtACGTGTGTACGGATTGTGTGTCATACAATTTGTCAGTTCAAAAATTCTGCCATATTAAAAAGAAGTTAGAAGATTTTTGTGAAgcaaatttactgaaaaacacgtaaatttaaacatgattttacgcaaaaagtcaataaatttgTGCAACAACaactattttttatggatCTCATGGAACTCAGTTCAATTatgtgtcaaaaattgaaatatttaacaaaaatgtgaCACTGGCGAAATTTTCAGATATTCTTCAGGTAAAATGTACTTTCAGAATGATTTAGATACTTTAAACCATGTTTTTCATGTcctttttcatgtatttaggaagaaaatttgaataaaaggcGTCGGTCAGGGCTTAAAATACTGAAGTAGAACACAACAAATTATAATGAAgacgaaaatttgtcaaatttggaAATGAAAACCATCGTTTTTGGTAACGGCACTTTGAATTCAGGTAAAAAGCCTATATTTTgtctcaaataaattaaaatcttaaataaatttaatcaatttttagatcaaataaGCAAGAAACGAGGAAAAACAAAAGCTTGATAAGGTATAATTGCATAATTTgcacataatttaaaaaataagaatcaatgtaaattttatttaggccattaaatttaattttttcactttatgtcacccccctccgattttaaaataataattagaaaaaggaatatttttgacaaaattttttcttaattttttgttttgttgcattttattaaaattttgacttaaatatttgaaataatggaaatgaaaattattctaatgtgttcaatcaacgattaacgttcaaaaacgtcaaaaaagtagtaaaaaaataaaaataatttaataaaaattaaaattaatcaaaataaattaaaataatatttaataaaaaatttttaagtgaatttgtttaatttttaaaaaatattatttaaaaaaattaatttttaagcatttattatatttttacttttcataatttcctttaaaaatagcaaaataaaactttaaattcataaaaaaatataaattatttaagaaaatataaattaataaaaaaaaaatagaaaaatttaaaaaagtaaaattttcaatagtatgtaggtataaaattttttaaaaatctcaaaatgactaaataaattataagaaataatttccCAGAAACTTTCCAACCAACCAGAATAGAATcagcgataaaaaaataatccattaAGAActcatttgttaaaatttcactcaTCCAGTAGCTGGTAAATAACGCATTTACTCTCATTTCTTCCGAAACTACCAAATTCAAATACCGAACCTATTTTTACGCATATTATCATCGCGTATTGTTTATAGAGTAACTTTCGTATCGACAGACGAAAGGTTCTGACTGAAATAAAAGTCACAAGTTCCGATGAGTTGTTATGACTCCACTTCTCTTTATATGCCTACATCACTAGCTGTTGCTATATTGTTCGTTGGCAATATCATGCAGAGATATTCTCTTTAATACGTTTGTTTCATGCTTGCTTGCACATTACTCGTATACCACAGTTAAATTACATATAACTCTTGCATTCAGTTTGATTGTAGTTGAGCCTCGGTAAAGAACGTTTTTTGTAATGTTGAGCAAATCAGGAGTACTTTTTTGGAGATAACTGTTGAAAAGGTGCCTAAAATCCCTCATTTTTACGAGAATAAATACtagaaaaaacagaaaatgttaaaagtggTGAAAAGTGCATTTAAATTCATTGATAAAATGGAAAAGAACAGCTAAGCAACGTACCATAACGGTACTTAAAGAAGAGCAAATGCCTACATTTGGTCATAAATTTGAGTGTTCTTTGGCATAAGATGACCACAAAAGAGATACAAATGATGAATTATGTCATCTTTTATGACAGAATGACGACAAattcgtttatttttgttattttattgtgaaagAGAGTTCTTCCATGTTCTACCTGTTGAGTTGAAAGACCTTTACTCATACTAAAACATGTTATACGGATAGGGTGTCCATTTTTACGCTACCTGTCATGACATGGCACctgtaaaaattacaaaaaaatattaaaaattaatttaaaaaataaaaaaaaatataaaactaattggattgtctcaaaaaattaattttaaaattttgagtgattttctgtcaaaaaaaaaaataaataaatgaactaaGAACTTTGAGcctcaaaatcataaaaatttgttctagaaataaaatcaaaattctaaaaaaaaagaaatatttcaaaataaaaataaattaataataataattaaattaataattaattaaaaaatttttaagtgaattcatgagaaaaaatcattgatttatttaaaaaacaatcttaaaactatgaaaatttctaaaaattcatgaaaaaatctaaaattgatcaaaaatatattcaaataaaaattacaaaaaaaatttctagtgaaccaaaataaaaatagccaGCCTACACTTAATTGAATGATTTCCACTTGTATCGTATggtagaaaaataacaaaattaatgttattcaGCAAAAACGAGTTTgtgcttgtgtgtgtgttccagctcatttttattttgattcagAACAAGAAAACAGAATGAAATTGCTGGCACTACACACACACAATACGtggaaaaattaacgaaaaaaatatgataaactGGATTTATTAGAAAAGAAAGAGAAGAAATTGCTGCTAACGGTTTAGATGCAAACAGCAAAAgttcaattataaatttattacgtgagcaaaaaaagtaattgagGCCGAAAGAGccggcaatttttattttcttaaaacaaaaaaaagtgcaatacACACAAAGAACGAAAGAGAATAAAGTTGCATGAAATGACAGCAACTGAgtgttaaaataacaaaaaaaaaacattcgatAGCTAATTAGTTTTTGGAAGTGGTTTTCGGATCATTAATGTGCTAATTTTGTGTTCAATTTTTGCAGATATTCGTGAAGTGAGCTGAAAAGTTCAATCTACAAAGATGGTTATAGTTACACGGGTAAgtgaagattttaatttatgatcgcgttaaaaagtaaatagcGACTAGAACACGAAAGACTTGAGTGAATCTATGAGTGAAGTAGATGGAAACCCGGTTTTCGATGCAACTAGATGTTAAGAAaggaattttgtttgtttgtgaatTTATTTAGCAGATGAATGAAGAAAGAACGAAAGATAAAGGATTAAGAATCTTTAGTGGAAtgtgataattaaaaatatttttgttaaaatgttgCTCGCTCAGAgcgattttttgaagttttttctttattttttttagaattataaaactcttttagaaaaattagaaatttcggaaaatcaacaaattttaaaattttttaaaattttaaattctcgatatttttgactaaaaattcagAACTTTAATTCTCATCACTCaaaagatacattttttttatcaaggttTTGatagaataaattattttcaccacctttctttatgtttttttaaactttttggaatataattttaaaaaatttaaattttttaatatttttttttttttttttattaaaaaaaattttttgatcgaaaattcagGAAAATGCTCATCAcacaaatattcataaatttttgacaataattatctaaaataaaaatttaaaatcaattttttttttaccctttTTTTCCATGATACAGGGTGACTATATTTGGATTGAGCCAATTTCGGGCCAGGAATTCGATGTTGCCATCGGAGCCAAAGTTATATCAGCCGAAGGGAAGCGCATCCAAGTACGTGATGACGATGGAAACACCATCTGGCTCTCGGCTGAACGTCGAATCAAGGCCATGCACGCGTCATCCGTTCAAGGTGTCGAAGATATGATATCGCTCGGTGACTTGCACGAAGCCGGCATCCTACGAAATCTTCTAATTCGTTATCAGGAGAacttaatttatgtaaaaaattttattttctcgatttttttcgatttttaataaaattctattttttttagacttacACGGGTTCAATTTTAGTCGCCGTAAACCCATATCAAGTACTTCCCATTTACACGTCGGACCAGATAAAGCTCTACAAAGAGCGCAAAATTGGCGAATTACCTCCCCACATCTTTGCGATCGGTGACAATTGTTACGCGCACATGAAACGCTTCAAGCAGGATCAGTGCATTGTGATATCCGGGGAATCGGGTGCCGGCAAGACTGAGagcacaaaattaattctgcAGTATTTAGCAGCAATCAGTGGCAAACACTCCTGGATTGAACAGCAAATTTTGGAAGCTAATCCCATTTTGGAGGCATTTGGTAATGCGAAAACCATTCGGAACGACAATTCTTCCCGTTTTGGCAAATACATCGATATCCATTTCAATGTGAACGGCGTCATCGAAGGTGCCAAAATCGAACAATATTTACTCGAAAAGTCGCGAATTGTCTCGCAGAACAAGGAAGAACGGaattatcacattttttattgtctccTTGCCGGATTGTCAAATgaggagaaaaaattactGCATTTAACAACTGCTGGCGACTACAGATACCTCAGCAGTGGTGGTTGCATTTCGTGTGAGGGACGAAATGATGCTTCGGAATTCGCTGATATCCGATCTGCCATGAAAGTTTTGTGCTTTTCGGATCAAGAAATTTgggagatttttaaattacttgctGCCTTGCTGCATACCGGGAACATCCAGTACAAGGCGATTGTCGTGGATAATTTGGATGCCACAGAAATTACGGAGAAAAATGCCGTGGAACGTGTTGCGAGCTTGATTGAGGTGTCAGTTCAGTCACTTGTGAACGCCTTAACGCGAAAAACGCTGTTCGCCCATGGCGAGGTCGTTGTTTCGACTTTGAGTCGCGATCAGTCGGTCGACATTCGAGATGCTTTTGTCAAAGGCATTTATGGACGCATGTTTGTGTTtatc
It encodes:
- the LOC134832101 gene encoding putative uncharacterized protein DDB_G0286901 isoform X3 — protein: MSDSSQHDDQVECPLCMEPLDVDDLSFYPCSCGYQICRFCWHRIRTDENELCPACRKAYSENPADFTPLSQEQIVALKAEKRQKDQQKKQKINEDRKHLANVRVVQKNLVFVVGLPPRLADPEVLKRHEYFGKYGKIHKVVINPSTAYAGAQGPSASAYVTYVNNNDSLRAIQSVNNITIDGRLIKTSLGTTKYCSNFMKNQPCPKPDCMYLHELGDEEASFTKEEMHQGKHQEYEKKLHDTLIALTQNEELKSSAEKSERNEKNEKSEKSEKNEKSNGSGKENSNGNSNSSSNSSSAETKVKKPAQGKRNKETWPSLSNSPTPKSAGKQVNSKENGKNDSKCNKSEKTKAEKNKTSFEEENISQEGTWNTASQEDNHAKEIAIDKANMDESERKDEEAYFNEKANTDFTNGEHKQEDPALIETENKTTNRPINSQLPDLLSGTEIDRHYFNLAGDKALGPQNKTESLPDWEDSLKYLMMRTNAEDNAKQQFRKTDELFAFNNLTLNDLLMDNRNALFPDQYHHRDETKQSNCSSNMLKFFDFHKNLQNQQQNYQKTNTNPVEKPYSMMNECLNKPEGGSPRQTSSFQQQDTQFGVNNKSNSSKNNLLNSMYHMQNASVADELGFDPFAETQKALAELMRDEVTRKKMDEQDMAKRQNTIHAPPGFNSVNACKLNSWTNNAYPQLGQNAFNANKSPSMSNYQDWTSLDPAIVSFRQFPTYGQMPENLEPRQQPQPNPQPMSDYLQYSQLGGNSNFGMDPSQYGLNGIRNLQTQMTQNPFNWFSHNQNNYQQNSVSFPPGFQANLNGNKMG
- the LOC134832101 gene encoding putative uncharacterized protein DDB_G0286901 isoform X2, translated to MSDSSQHDDQVECPLCMEPLDVDDLSFYPCSCGYQICRFCWHRIRTDENELCPACRKAYSENPADFTPLSQEQIVALKAEKRQKDQQKKQKINEDRKHLANVRVVQKNLVFVVGLPPRLADPEVLKRHEYFGKYGKIHKVVINPSTAYAGAQGPSASAYVTYVNNNDSLRAIQSVNNITIDGRLIKTSLGTTKYCSNFMKNQPCPKPDCMYLHELGDEEASFTKEEMHQGKHQEYEKKLHDTLIALTQNEELKSSAEKSERNEKNEKSEKSEKNEKSNGSGKENSNGNSNSSSNSSSAETKVKKPAQGKRNKETWPSLSNSPTPKSAGKQVNSKENGKNDSKCNKSEKTKAEKNKTSFEEENISQEGTWNTASQEDNHAKEIAIDKANMDESERKDEEAYFNEKANTDFTNGEHKQEDPALIETENKTTIDRPINSQLPDLLSGTEIDRHYFNLAGDKALGPQNKTESLPDWEDSLKYLMMRTNAEDNAKQQFRKTDELFAFNNLTLNDLLMDNRNALFPDQYHHRDETKQSNCSSNMLKFFDFHKNLQNQQNYQKTNTNPVEKPYSMMNECLNKPEGGSPRQTSSFQQQDTQFGVNNKSNSSKNNLLNSMYHMQNASVADELGFDPFAETQKALAELMRDEVTRKKMDEQDMAKRQNTIHAPPGFNSVNACKLNSWTNNAYPQLGQNAFNANKSPSMSNYQDWTSLDPAIVSFRQFPTYGQMPENLEPRQQPQPNPQPMSDYLQYSQLGGNSNFGMDPSQYGLNGIRNLQTQMTQNPFNWFSHNQNNYQQNSVSFPPGFQANLNGNKMG
- the LOC134832101 gene encoding putative uncharacterized protein DDB_G0286901 isoform X1 — encoded protein: MSDSSQHDDQVECPLCMEPLDVDDLSFYPCSCGYQICRFCWHRIRTDENELCPACRKAYSENPADFTPLSQEQIVALKAEKRQKDQQKKQKINEDRKHLANVRVVQKNLVFVVGLPPRLADPEVLKRHEYFGKYGKIHKVVINPSTAYAGAQGPSASAYVTYVNNNDSLRAIQSVNNITIDGRLIKTSLGTTKYCSNFMKNQPCPKPDCMYLHELGDEEASFTKEEMHQGKHQEYEKKLHDTLIALTQNEELKSSAEKSERNEKNEKSEKSEKNEKSNGSGKENSNGNSNSSSNSSSAETKVKKPAQGKRNKETWPSLSNSPTPKSAGKQVNSKENGKNDSKCNKSEKTKAEKNKTSFEEENISQEGTWNTASQEDNHAKEIAIDKANMDESERKDEEAYFNEKANTDFTNGEHKQEDPALIETENKTTIDRPINSQLPDLLSGTEIDRHYFNLAGDKALGPQNKTESLPDWEDSLKYLMMRTNAEDNAKQQFRKTDELFAFNNLTLNDLLMDNRNALFPDQYHHRDETKQSNCSSNMLKFFDFHKNLQNQQQNYQKTNTNPVEKPYSMMNECLNKPEGGSPRQTSSFQQQDTQFGVNNKSNSSKNNLLNSMYHMQNASVADELGFDPFAETQKALAELMRDEVTRKKMDEQDMAKRQNTIHAPPGFNSVNACKLNSWTNNAYPQLGQNAFNANKSPSMSNYQDWTSLDPAIVSFRQFPTYGQMPENLEPRQQPQPNPQPMSDYLQYSQLGGNSNFGMDPSQYGLNGIRNLQTQMTQNPFNWFSHNQNNYQQNSVSFPPGFQANLNGNKMG